The following are encoded in a window of Actinomyces oris genomic DNA:
- a CDS encoding response regulator transcription factor gives MKVLVVDDNPIVRAGLSAVLGRMADVSEIFEAEDAFTALEMAALHSPEVILLDVLMPPGRSGIDILPELPQSSSVIMLTSTQDSSTIRLALERGARGYLVHGQLGTNEISGAIETCRNGGLVLGQEAADVFFCDPQNEEYNPLLSELSDREAEILSLAAQGLTNQEIASRLFLSERTVKNYINATYPKIGVHDRSEAVAAWHRAATGRRQGRSPQDRADQHP, from the coding sequence ATGAAGGTTCTGGTTGTTGATGATAATCCTATTGTGCGTGCAGGTCTTTCGGCGGTATTGGGACGAATGGCAGATGTCAGCGAGATTTTTGAGGCAGAAGACGCCTTCACCGCACTTGAAATGGCTGCGCTTCATTCTCCGGAGGTCATCCTGCTTGACGTCCTTATGCCGCCAGGACGTTCTGGCATCGATATTCTTCCGGAGCTTCCGCAATCTTCCTCAGTCATTATGCTGACATCTACTCAAGATTCGTCAACGATTCGTCTTGCCTTGGAGAGAGGAGCAAGGGGGTACTTAGTTCACGGTCAACTCGGTACTAACGAGATCTCTGGGGCTATTGAGACCTGTCGAAATGGTGGGTTAGTTCTGGGGCAGGAAGCTGCCGATGTATTCTTTTGCGACCCACAGAATGAAGAATACAATCCGCTGCTATCAGAACTTTCAGACCGAGAGGCTGAAATTTTGTCATTGGCTGCGCAGGGTTTAACGAATCAGGAGATCGCCTCTCGACTATTTCTTTCGGAACGAACGGTAAAAAACTACATCAATGCTACGTACCCCAAGATCGGGGTTCATGACAGGTCTGAGGCGGTCGCCGCCTGGCACAGGGCGGCAACAGGGCGCCGGCAGGGGCGATCGCCCCAAGACAGGGCTGACCAACACCCGTAG
- a CDS encoding AAA family ATPase → MLYLVTNHEETRQQVLAAIAEAEGIGEVRTVASPEKLREYIDPDVTSCVLVDEALAPHAAMPTVQEFSRAYPLIPVVLLSRTHTSESVVAAMDSGARTVLALPLSLEEITNRLLPVLAWSRAVRSEASSREELTTRRQGTITAIVGAKGGVGTSTMALMAAAQLAQGTRTCLVDLDVRSGDLAAMTGISVRRSIADLADIAAEASTREIAEVMYPLPGGISLLPAPEQGETGEALTESATRQILAMLRYQFDHVILDCGCRLDDVLAMGLDSADQVLIVATPDAPALRSVRRLTDALDRLDISLGRSFGLVVNMTTRRREIQPTTAAKMTGIALATSVPDLTAHIEMAVNSNTLLTSKVPSMAKAARSLSDSISRYTAASPDAAVHQTTSPTKSTRRRWLRRTERGQITVEFPIVFALATAAILMCVQALSIGVTYMYATNAANEAARAYGTGKTPTQVQQVVAQKLPDTYVQGLKITRSGSNNVTVTLPIPSVIDITTSADAGIVWEK, encoded by the coding sequence ATGCTGTATCTAGTGACGAACCACGAAGAGACGCGTCAGCAGGTACTGGCGGCCATTGCGGAAGCAGAAGGGATCGGCGAAGTCCGCACGGTGGCCTCGCCCGAGAAGCTGAGAGAATACATAGATCCCGACGTCACATCATGCGTCTTGGTCGACGAGGCATTGGCGCCGCACGCGGCTATGCCCACCGTTCAAGAGTTTTCCCGTGCCTACCCACTCATCCCGGTCGTCCTGTTGAGCCGGACTCACACGTCCGAGAGTGTTGTCGCAGCAATGGACTCCGGCGCAAGGACCGTCCTGGCTCTTCCGTTGTCACTCGAGGAGATAACAAACCGTCTTCTTCCTGTTCTGGCATGGTCACGTGCAGTTCGGAGCGAAGCGTCAAGCAGAGAAGAGCTCACCACACGTCGCCAGGGCACGATTACCGCCATCGTGGGCGCCAAGGGAGGTGTGGGAACATCAACGATGGCACTCATGGCTGCAGCGCAACTCGCTCAGGGAACTCGCACCTGCTTGGTGGATCTCGATGTCCGTAGCGGCGATCTCGCTGCAATGACAGGTATCTCGGTGCGTCGATCCATCGCCGATCTGGCCGACATAGCAGCCGAGGCCAGTACACGAGAAATTGCCGAAGTCATGTATCCGCTCCCCGGTGGCATCTCCCTTCTCCCCGCCCCAGAACAGGGTGAAACAGGCGAGGCCCTTACTGAGTCCGCCACACGCCAGATTCTTGCCATGCTGCGCTACCAGTTCGACCATGTGATTCTGGACTGCGGTTGCCGGCTCGACGACGTTCTGGCCATGGGCCTTGACTCTGCCGACCAAGTGCTCATCGTGGCAACGCCCGACGCACCGGCTCTGCGCTCCGTACGTCGCCTGACTGACGCTCTCGATCGGCTCGACATATCACTTGGGCGCTCTTTCGGGCTGGTGGTCAATATGACCACACGGCGACGCGAGATCCAGCCCACCACAGCTGCGAAAATGACCGGAATAGCGTTGGCCACCAGCGTTCCCGACCTCACAGCACACATCGAGATGGCAGTGAACTCGAACACTCTACTGACCTCGAAAGTCCCCTCGATGGCTAAAGCTGCCCGCTCTCTGTCCGACAGCATCTCAAGATACACTGCAGCGTCTCCGGATGCCGCTGTCCATCAAACGACCAGTCCGACCAAGTCGACACGACGACGCTGGCTTCGTCGCACAGAGCGAGGGCAAATCACCGTAGAGTTCCCCATTGTGTTCGCTCTGGCAACAGCCGCAATCTTGATGTGCGTCCAGGCGCTCAGCATCGGGGTGACATACATGTATGCCACAAACGCAGCCAACGAAGCGGCACGTGCTTACGGGACTGGTAAGACTCCAACCCAAGTACAACAGGTCGTCGCACAAAAGCTACCTGACACGTACGTTCAAGGATTGAAGATCACCCGTTCTGGCTCCAACAACGTAACCGTTACTCTTCCCATCCCGTCGGTCATTGACATCACCACTTCCGCCGACGCCGGAATCGTTTGGGAGAAATAA
- a CDS encoding type II secretion system F family protein → MLPVIIASLSSFLVLMSAYGVRIIRREGAEKYVEVTAGSDVDSPEERRRPFYAIIDGLGLRAQRTLRRVYGEKRLDALGKRIRRAGNPENLTLDQYIQRESGFIVLSAIILVLFTAVGNIYLGVAFGLLFSTWMQIWLFYELRRRRSRIDRDLPDFLDVLTVTVRSGTPFRNALERVCGHYASPLSDEMMTTLREIRMGVPFRTAFLNVKDRCDSDNFDSFVVALLQSEELGTPIADALQSIVKEIRSERAEQVRQAAAKTSPKVAFIATVTMMPGTMILMMGGMYYAYGDVFSKIFKG, encoded by the coding sequence ATGCTGCCAGTCATCATTGCTTCTTTGTCCTCTTTTTTGGTTCTCATGTCTGCGTACGGCGTTCGCATCATTCGGAGAGAAGGCGCCGAAAAGTATGTTGAGGTCACTGCCGGAAGCGACGTCGACTCGCCTGAAGAAAGACGTCGTCCATTTTATGCTATCATCGACGGCCTTGGATTACGCGCGCAAAGAACCCTTCGAAGGGTATACGGCGAGAAGCGTCTAGACGCGCTGGGCAAGCGAATCAGGCGTGCAGGTAATCCCGAGAACCTTACTTTGGATCAGTATATTCAAAGAGAATCGGGTTTCATAGTCCTGTCCGCAATCATACTGGTTCTATTTACGGCAGTGGGGAACATTTACTTAGGAGTCGCGTTCGGACTGCTTTTTTCTACCTGGATGCAGATCTGGCTATTCTACGAACTGCGGCGCAGGCGAAGTAGGATAGATCGAGACCTACCAGACTTTCTGGACGTTCTGACCGTCACAGTTCGCTCCGGAACACCATTCCGAAACGCGCTCGAGCGAGTGTGTGGGCACTACGCTAGTCCTCTTTCCGATGAAATGATGACTACACTTCGTGAAATACGAATGGGAGTGCCCTTCAGGACGGCATTCCTCAATGTCAAGGACCGATGCGACTCTGACAACTTCGATTCGTTCGTGGTGGCGCTCCTGCAGTCCGAAGAACTCGGCACTCCTATTGCAGATGCACTCCAATCCATAGTAAAAGAGATCAGAAGCGAGCGTGCAGAACAAGTCCGTCAAGCCGCCGCGAAGACATCACCGAAGGTCGCTTTCATTGCAACAGTCACAATGATGCCTGGCACTATGATTCTCATGATGGGAGGAATGTATTACGCGTATGGAGATGTGTTTAGCAAGATTTTTAAAGGGTAG
- a CDS encoding CpaF family protein, producing the protein MALRDRISVPISKSTRSSKDKEDLVTLYKARLLDEINLEEVAELELAQQRARLERVLSRLLSLEGPVMTPRERAWLIKRVIDDAVGLGVLEPLIADETVTEIMVNGVDDVFIERSGRIERVPTKFTSEAEIYRLIDRIVSSVNRRVDESSPMVDARLAGGERVNVIIPPLALDGPSITIRRFPQPFQLSDLVNRNSIPSEAAEFLEALVAARFSILVSGGTGTGKTTFLNALSGVISDHERIITIEDAAELSLQQPHVVRLEARPPNIEGKGQVTIRDLVKNSLRMRPDRIIVGEVRGGEALDMLQAMNTGHEGSLTTVHANSPIDALSRLETLATMSDVTLPVDTIRDQINGAIDIIVQLERDSQGMRRVNTIETVVSEHREHYSTTVLLRHVKNDGELGDHFEFRGLPDNVKQRLQRSGIRVETSAS; encoded by the coding sequence ATGGCACTCCGAGATCGTATTTCCGTCCCGATTTCTAAATCAACTCGATCCTCCAAAGACAAGGAGGACCTCGTCACGCTCTACAAAGCTCGCCTTCTTGACGAAATCAATTTGGAGGAGGTTGCCGAGCTTGAGCTGGCTCAGCAACGTGCACGCCTAGAAAGAGTGCTTTCAAGGCTGCTCTCGCTTGAAGGCCCCGTCATGACGCCTCGCGAGCGCGCTTGGCTCATCAAAAGAGTCATCGATGACGCCGTTGGCTTAGGAGTGCTCGAACCCCTGATCGCAGATGAAACGGTCACTGAAATCATGGTCAACGGAGTCGACGATGTGTTCATTGAACGTTCCGGCCGAATCGAACGGGTACCAACAAAGTTCACGTCGGAAGCCGAGATATACCGGCTTATTGACCGCATCGTCTCATCGGTGAATCGCCGCGTCGACGAATCAAGTCCTATGGTGGACGCCCGTCTGGCAGGAGGCGAGCGTGTTAACGTCATTATCCCTCCATTGGCTCTCGACGGACCCAGCATCACCATTCGTCGATTTCCTCAACCGTTCCAACTCTCTGACCTCGTCAACCGCAACAGCATTCCTTCAGAAGCTGCCGAATTTCTTGAGGCACTGGTTGCCGCACGTTTCAGCATTCTAGTCTCCGGAGGAACTGGCACAGGAAAAACAACCTTCCTCAACGCCCTTTCCGGCGTGATTTCAGACCATGAACGTATCATCACAATCGAAGATGCCGCGGAGCTCTCGTTGCAACAGCCTCACGTCGTGCGTCTTGAAGCAAGACCGCCCAATATTGAGGGCAAGGGGCAGGTAACTATCCGTGACTTGGTGAAAAATTCACTGCGCATGCGCCCCGATAGAATCATTGTTGGTGAAGTTCGTGGGGGCGAGGCGCTGGACATGCTGCAGGCCATGAATACCGGCCATGAAGGCTCACTTACAACAGTCCACGCCAATTCGCCGATCGACGCCTTAAGCCGGCTTGAAACACTAGCCACGATGTCTGACGTGACACTTCCAGTGGATACCATCAGGGATCAAATCAACGGAGCTATTGACATCATAGTACAACTTGAAAGAGATTCTCAAGGCATGCGTCGCGTCAATACGATCGAAACGGTGGTTTCAGAACATCGTGAACACTATTCAACAACTGTTCTTTTACGCCACGTCAAGAACGACGGAGAACTGGGGGACCATTTCGAGTTCCGCGGACTGCCCGACAACGTAAAACAACGTCTTCAAAGAAGCGGCATCCGTGTCGAAACTTCTGCGAGTTGA
- a CDS encoding OmpA family protein — protein sequence MRRRVFLSGLFLTGVGLPVLAGCKLPWQSKGQAGSTSASASADKSSGTAVPAASGAPQGWQELDAHVMGHHLGIQVSPLVRRDEKTTVLALKLTRAKDDPAVKDIADSTSDSSSNTLEASRPLSRPGRLRTSDWGANGVRLLDLPTNRAWLATASIENKAKDNYNKLSLKPGESTSCFVLFGPVDAKEVTVFVPQAGFVTVNVLDSSAAAASGIDFKAIDKAFDSVANPNYEAEPDQALAAPVPIERYTKALDDSTSTHTGSKDITVTLASDVTFASDSAELTSATDAQLQTVAGQLAQYPDGGTLTIVGHTDDVQDDAYNQTLSEKRANAVKTRLEQLTSLDKWQTSVSGKGESEPKVNDTSDEARAVNRRVEITLTPTGGTTPKNTTTPTNGSSATPNPTSSKLPDPKGPVAKGADGVTVKHDNGAQLTITVDHLTRANGYLLGQLHTTINAKTDSAPSGLERWLGDKEVLFSNSRSEDGSSEPTERAADGLTLLAGGERIYPADYLDAGFKTHVPLTELQLTPHIKAGTTTVCVVWPDPGGDTITLDHAAPTKHITDLAFRLTDIPIKNT from the coding sequence ATGCGTCGTCGTGTGTTTCTGTCCGGATTGTTCCTGACTGGTGTGGGGTTGCCGGTGCTGGCCGGCTGCAAGCTTCCCTGGCAGTCGAAGGGTCAGGCCGGCTCCACCTCAGCGTCCGCGTCGGCAGACAAGTCGTCAGGGACGGCCGTGCCTGCGGCGTCGGGTGCACCTCAGGGCTGGCAGGAGCTCGACGCCCACGTCATGGGTCACCACCTGGGGATCCAGGTCTCACCGCTGGTGCGCCGCGACGAGAAGACCACCGTGCTGGCCCTGAAGCTGACGCGAGCCAAGGACGACCCCGCAGTCAAGGACATCGCAGATTCCACAAGCGACAGCAGCAGCAACACCTTGGAGGCATCCCGGCCTTTGTCACGCCCCGGACGCCTGAGGACATCCGACTGGGGCGCCAACGGGGTGCGTCTGCTGGACCTGCCCACCAACCGGGCGTGGCTAGCCACCGCCAGCATCGAGAACAAGGCCAAAGACAACTACAACAAGCTATCGCTCAAGCCGGGTGAGTCCACCAGCTGCTTCGTGCTCTTCGGGCCGGTGGACGCCAAGGAGGTCACCGTCTTCGTCCCCCAAGCAGGATTCGTCACCGTCAACGTCCTCGACAGCAGCGCCGCAGCAGCCTCCGGCATCGACTTCAAGGCCATCGACAAGGCCTTCGACAGCGTCGCCAACCCCAACTACGAGGCCGAGCCCGACCAGGCGCTGGCCGCCCCGGTGCCCATTGAGCGCTACACCAAGGCCCTGGACGACTCCACCAGCACCCACACCGGAAGCAAGGACATCACCGTCACCCTCGCATCAGACGTCACCTTCGCCTCCGACTCCGCCGAACTCACCTCGGCCACCGACGCCCAACTCCAGACCGTCGCCGGCCAGCTGGCCCAGTACCCCGACGGCGGGACGCTGACGATCGTGGGGCACACCGACGACGTCCAGGACGACGCCTACAACCAGACCCTGTCCGAGAAACGAGCCAACGCCGTCAAGACCAGGCTCGAACAGCTCACCAGCCTGGACAAGTGGCAGACATCCGTCTCGGGCAAGGGCGAGTCCGAGCCCAAGGTCAACGACACCAGCGACGAGGCCCGCGCCGTCAACCGGCGCGTCGAGATCACCCTGACCCCCACCGGCGGCACCACCCCAAAGAACACCACCACCCCCACCAACGGCAGCAGCGCGACCCCTAACCCCACCAGCAGCAAGCTGCCCGACCCCAAGGGACCAGTCGCCAAGGGCGCAGACGGCGTCACCGTCAAGCATGACAACGGCGCCCAGCTCACCATCACCGTCGACCACCTCACCCGCGCCAACGGATACCTCCTCGGACAGCTCCACACCACCATCAACGCGAAGACAGACTCCGCCCCCAGCGGCCTCGAGCGCTGGCTCGGCGACAAAGAGGTTCTCTTCTCAAACTCCCGCAGCGAGGACGGCAGCAGCGAGCCCACCGAGCGCGCCGCCGACGGGTTGACCCTCCTGGCCGGAGGCGAACGCATCTACCCCGCCGACTACCTCGACGCCGGCTTCAAGACCCACGTCCCCCTCACCGAGCTCCAGCTCACTCCCCATATCAAGGCCGGCACCACCACCGTCTGCGTCGTCTGGCCCGACCCCGGCGGCGACACCATCACCCTCGACCACGCAGCACCCACCAAACACATCACCGACCTCGCCTTCCGCCTCACCGACATCCCCATCAAAAATACCTGA
- a CDS encoding OmpA family protein, whose amino-acid sequence MASLSGDVTFDVDSSALTDRAKQVLDEIVKRWNGKPPATVTVVGHTDSVADDAHNQTLSEQRAKAVADYLTSKVPSLNVQSSGKGESEPVASETNADGSVNEAGKAANRHVDVRWG is encoded by the coding sequence GTGGCCTCATTGTCCGGAGACGTCACCTTCGACGTCGACTCCTCGGCCCTGACCGATCGCGCCAAACAGGTGCTCGACGAGATCGTCAAGCGCTGGAACGGTAAGCCGCCCGCCACAGTCACCGTGGTGGGGCACACGGACTCCGTCGCCGACGACGCTCACAACCAGACGCTCTCCGAGCAGCGGGCCAAGGCCGTCGCCGACTACCTGACCTCTAAGGTTCCCTCCCTGAATGTCCAGTCCTCTGGCAAGGGGGAGAGTGAGCCTGTGGCCTCCGAGACCAACGCGGACGGCAGTGTCAATGAGGCCGGCAAAGCCGCCAACCGCCACGTCGATGTGCGCTGGGGGTAG
- the cpaB gene encoding Flp pilus assembly protein CpaB: MNPRQRRGVLLILVTILGAVVTFVAVFSYVQSVSSQVGPMTTVLKLSQQVTELKEIKAEDVVSEQVPKRWVPDDAVHDIKDVQGKVTAATYSKGAVLQSSMLQDPPQLTEGYREISIMIDAETGVAGKVTPGSRVDIVATLEDPNSKAQKAEIIIENALITEVGVVTKVQEKDSDGNFSEEKDSLPVTFSLTPEQSLKLAYAESYSTKVRLLLRRDGDQGSAKTQEYSANNGTPAQGAS; encoded by the coding sequence ATGAATCCACGTCAACGACGAGGCGTCCTCCTCATTCTCGTCACGATCCTCGGTGCAGTGGTGACCTTCGTGGCTGTCTTCAGTTACGTTCAGTCGGTCTCATCCCAGGTGGGCCCCATGACAACTGTTCTCAAGCTGTCGCAGCAGGTGACTGAGCTCAAGGAAATCAAAGCGGAGGACGTGGTCTCCGAGCAGGTTCCCAAGCGCTGGGTTCCCGACGATGCAGTGCACGACATCAAGGACGTCCAGGGAAAGGTCACGGCGGCCACATACAGCAAAGGCGCAGTGCTGCAGTCCAGCATGCTTCAAGACCCTCCACAGTTAACAGAGGGATATCGTGAGATATCCATCATGATCGATGCAGAGACAGGCGTTGCCGGCAAGGTAACTCCAGGATCGCGTGTCGACATCGTCGCCACCTTGGAGGATCCGAACTCTAAAGCCCAAAAGGCTGAGATCATTATTGAGAATGCCCTCATCACTGAAGTCGGCGTTGTGACGAAGGTACAAGAAAAGGACAGCGACGGTAATTTCTCAGAAGAAAAAGACAGCCTTCCCGTGACCTTCTCGCTGACGCCTGAGCAATCACTCAAGCTTGCCTACGCCGAGAGCTACTCAACAAAGGTCCGTCTCCTATTGCGCCGCGACGGAGACCAGGGAAGTGCCAAGACCCAAGAATACTCCGCCAACAACGGAACTCCTGCTCAAGGAGCAAGCTGA
- a CDS encoding prepilin peptidase: protein MSPQPWVLGAVALGSVALIAGPVSAWTRRYVREPFKDEGESNAGARSETATSENAADGTTARAGGTTEPLSEASGPPASLEYPTLKHPGLLGTAPQGLLALTLCFLCLWWGSRIGTTAATLTAIPVYALLGCAGSVDAVARLLPNRLLGATTAWLTSCGIVAVILDPSRAHSALTAVLCALSAGGISLLLALFRSGLGLGDVKLTAVIGLWLGWFDPWMLVFGLCIGVFLGGIAALFLLITRRASRKDPMAYGPYLIAGALLTWPLAIV, encoded by the coding sequence ATGTCTCCCCAACCTTGGGTGCTCGGCGCCGTGGCGCTCGGCTCCGTTGCGCTCATCGCCGGCCCGGTCTCCGCGTGGACAAGGCGCTACGTGCGAGAACCCTTCAAAGACGAGGGCGAGTCTAACGCAGGCGCGCGCTCCGAGACGGCCACCTCAGAAAACGCTGCGGATGGCACCACAGCCCGTGCAGGGGGCACCACCGAGCCACTCTCAGAAGCCTCAGGACCTCCCGCCTCGCTTGAGTATCCGACGCTCAAGCATCCCGGCCTCCTGGGCACGGCACCACAAGGACTACTGGCCCTGACTCTGTGCTTCCTGTGCCTCTGGTGGGGCAGTCGGATAGGCACCACCGCCGCGACTCTCACTGCCATCCCCGTGTACGCGCTGCTCGGATGCGCCGGAAGTGTCGATGCCGTGGCGCGCCTACTCCCCAACCGCCTCCTAGGGGCGACGACGGCCTGGCTGACTTCATGCGGCATCGTTGCGGTCATCTTGGATCCCAGCAGGGCACATTCGGCACTCACTGCCGTGCTGTGCGCACTTTCAGCCGGCGGAATCAGCCTGCTGCTAGCGCTCTTTCGTAGCGGCCTGGGACTGGGAGACGTCAAACTGACCGCAGTGATCGGTCTCTGGCTGGGATGGTTCGACCCCTGGATGCTCGTCTTCGGACTGTGCATCGGAGTCTTCCTCGGCGGGATCGCCGCACTGTTCCTGCTCATCACCCGTAGGGCTTCACGCAAGGACCCCATGGCCTACGGCCCATACCTCATCGCAGGAGCCCTGCTCACCTGGCCGCTGGCGATCGTTTGA
- a CDS encoding type II secretion system F family protein: MALSTPLFFFRWLQRKILQRTERFVDQLPEVSRTLSNGTSAGLSIERALALASQESSDPARTELQQVVAQLSLGRSLEYAMNSMSDRMPSRELNILVRTIVIQSRSGGALVSALQDIARALEDRKQLRREVRTAILSASVSGYIVPFIGIAAVLLINAMKPGVLDEMARTTLGQIILLSSLLCIFSGIILMRIFSRVEV; this comes from the coding sequence ATGGCGCTTTCTACTCCGTTATTTTTCTTTCGTTGGCTTCAACGAAAGATACTACAACGTACCGAGCGGTTCGTAGACCAACTTCCCGAGGTGTCTAGAACTCTCTCTAACGGGACGTCCGCAGGCTTGTCAATAGAGAGGGCGCTTGCACTTGCTTCGCAAGAATCGTCGGATCCAGCTCGAACCGAGCTCCAGCAGGTGGTCGCTCAACTATCCTTGGGGCGATCGTTGGAGTACGCCATGAACAGCATGTCTGATCGAATGCCGTCCCGTGAGCTCAACATACTCGTGCGCACCATTGTCATCCAGTCTCGGTCGGGTGGTGCTCTTGTCTCAGCGCTACAGGACATAGCGAGAGCCTTAGAGGATCGAAAGCAACTCCGTCGAGAAGTGCGTACCGCGATATTGAGTGCCTCCGTGAGCGGATACATCGTTCCTTTCATCGGGATAGCGGCTGTTCTACTGATCAATGCAATGAAGCCTGGGGTTCTTGACGAGATGGCAAGGACAACTTTGGGACAGATTATCCTGCTGTCCTCACTGTTGTGTATTTTCTCGGGAATCATCCTGATGCGTATATTCTCGCGAGTTGAGGTGTGA
- a CDS encoding pilus assembly protein TadG-related protein, producing MTLCDTIAFLRRALASQRGSILPYLSVAVGIVALIALTLMTGLGDVILHRRDASNAADAAALAAAEAWGNSIESTYGNAAKSRNEHDFWGSVGKGLGSFAGPTTKRAAEHYAKLNGATVTSYSVNETRGTVTVSVRTDSAIAYTDERMTATSTAQVVFDRGACLTGGKVGVEMNGKCMTQPASHQSTPRKSPSPSATPQATPTATPFKPPTEMRGSARISARLV from the coding sequence ATGACTCTATGCGACACAATCGCATTTCTCAGACGAGCGCTGGCATCACAGCGTGGAAGCATTCTTCCGTATCTTAGCGTTGCCGTCGGCATTGTCGCCCTGATCGCGTTAACCCTGATGACAGGTTTAGGTGATGTCATTCTGCATCGTCGCGACGCGAGCAACGCTGCGGACGCTGCAGCTTTGGCGGCAGCAGAAGCATGGGGGAATTCGATTGAATCGACATATGGAAACGCTGCGAAGTCTCGCAATGAGCACGACTTCTGGGGAAGCGTCGGGAAAGGGCTCGGTTCATTTGCTGGTCCGACGACCAAGCGGGCCGCCGAGCACTATGCGAAGCTTAATGGTGCCACAGTGACATCCTATTCGGTGAACGAAACCCGAGGTACTGTGACAGTTTCAGTCCGTACGGATTCTGCGATCGCCTACACCGACGAAAGAATGACTGCAACGTCAACTGCTCAAGTTGTCTTCGATAGAGGCGCATGCCTCACGGGAGGGAAGGTGGGGGTCGAAATGAACGGGAAGTGCATGACACAACCCGCCTCACACCAATCTACTCCACGTAAGTCCCCTTCTCCTTCGGCGACCCCTCAGGCGACTCCAACCGCAACACCGTTCAAGCCGCCCACAGAAATGCGTGGATCCGCAAGGATATCAGCCCGACTGGTTTAG
- a CDS encoding sensor histidine kinase produces the protein MSEVTSGVFKQSHSQLILNRSLSGAVGMVCDVRLGILLACEIALLTAEANFFDILQILLTMAMSWLPLHLFSKFPQALVNGFYFPLSDLAISVILIFSLRENYYGIQHLLFAYILTSALLEGLLVNLSYKVIWSSAVIVALALSRSQSQTLATSLTVFVVLSLGVVFAIVLGDRLRSQFEDIDRLTEETMSIRAEERALAERLVIARDLHDSLAKSVHGIRMLAETLTADLEETQHQDSTLSRTLFESADEASREARLILDGLRVTDHGQSSLLDWLIDQVYRWGARTGVEVVCSQTRGSSDHQPFSSEVVWHIQRILGEILTNIEKHAHATTVFVDLSVDSTSLTLEIRDNGIGLSSGCVHTPAEGHYGIEGMFERAHILNATLTIDGHSAAGGVHTVLTVPLDSLDSVEGAA, from the coding sequence ATGTCAGAGGTGACTTCAGGCGTGTTCAAACAGTCCCATTCTCAGTTGATTCTAAATCGTTCGCTCTCGGGGGCGGTCGGTATGGTCTGTGATGTTCGGCTTGGAATACTACTTGCCTGTGAAATCGCATTGTTGACCGCCGAAGCAAATTTCTTTGACATTCTACAGATTCTATTGACGATGGCGATGAGCTGGCTGCCATTGCATCTGTTTTCGAAGTTCCCACAAGCGCTAGTGAATGGATTTTATTTCCCTCTTTCGGATCTCGCGATTAGTGTGATCTTGATATTCTCTCTGCGCGAGAACTACTACGGAATTCAGCATCTTCTATTCGCTTACATTCTGACTTCTGCGCTTTTAGAGGGACTTCTAGTTAACTTATCATATAAAGTTATCTGGTCTAGCGCCGTCATTGTTGCCTTGGCCTTATCGCGCTCTCAGTCACAGACATTGGCGACATCACTTACTGTGTTTGTGGTGCTTTCCTTGGGCGTGGTTTTCGCGATAGTTTTGGGTGATCGTTTACGTAGCCAGTTTGAAGACATTGATAGACTTACTGAAGAAACTATGAGTATTCGAGCAGAAGAACGGGCTCTTGCAGAACGCCTAGTCATTGCAAGAGACTTACATGATTCTCTTGCGAAGAGTGTTCATGGTATTCGTATGTTGGCAGAGACACTGACCGCCGACCTCGAGGAGACTCAGCACCAAGACTCCACTCTAAGTCGCACTCTCTTTGAGTCAGCAGATGAAGCTAGCAGGGAGGCGCGTCTTATTCTAGACGGATTGCGCGTCACCGACCATGGGCAAAGTAGCCTATTGGATTGGCTCATCGATCAAGTATATCGTTGGGGTGCTCGCACGGGAGTCGAGGTTGTCTGTTCTCAAACCAGAGGCAGTTCCGATCACCAGCCATTTTCTTCTGAGGTTGTATGGCACATCCAACGTATTCTTGGCGAAATACTGACCAACATTGAGAAGCATGCTCACGCAACTACCGTTTTCGTCGATCTTAGCGTCGACTCGACGTCATTGACACTAGAAATTCGCGACAACGGCATTGGTTTGTCTTCAGGCTGCGTTCACACTCCCGCTGAGGGTCACTACGGAATTGAAGGGATGTTCGAGCGCGCTCACATCCTCAATGCGACACTGACGATAGATGGCCACTCTGCCGCTGGCGGCGTGCATACCGTCCTGACGGTGCCTCTCGATTCACTGGATTCCGTTGAAGGAGCAGCATGA